From Actinomycetota bacterium:
CTTTTGACGGTATCTTCCCGGGCCATTACAACACCTCTGAAAAATCATTCCCCCGCAAGTTCTTACCGGTGAGAATGGATCGAGATAAAAATGGAGACGAGCGTAAACTCATTAAACTATATATTTTGGAGTTTCTTCCTCTTCAACCTCGGGTTTTAAAACTTCTCGCTGTAAATCGAGTTCTCTCCGTCGAGCTTCCTCTTTTCCCGCCTCGATTGCCTCCGCCAAGCGACTCTGACAACGCTCAAGACGGGTTCTCAACTGAGAAACCACAAAATGAAAACCATCAAGGATTTTCCCTCTGAGCTTTTCCCTCATGTCTGGGGGTAAAAAAACAAGAACGATGCTGGCTCCGGCAAGAAAGCCAATGTAGATGCCAATGCGTCTATAACCCTTCAAATTACTCACCCCTCCTGCCACCAATAAGGGTCCCAATGGCCTTTCTCGCACCCGCAGAAACGCTCGCCAATTTAATCAGGGGTGGGGATAAAATCTCCTGGATCAACTTGGATGTAATGGTTACCCTTTCGCTTACCTCCTGAATCGTCTTTGCAATCTCATCCACCCTCGCCAGTTCGCTGTTTACCTCGTCGACTGTGGTATTCAACTTGGATAGAAACGGCGTAATCTCCTTCCGAACATCCTCAAGGAGGAGATTAACGCTCCTCAGGCTCCTGGAAAGCTGAATGAGAACGGAGATGATAAAAATGGATAAAACCGCGAGCAAAACCAGAATTACAGCGGCAAATAAGGACCAGTTCACCTTCTCTCCTCCTATCCCTGCAAAACATAGTCAAATTTTAACACACATATATATCCCATTTCTACGAGCTTTTTCTACATCTTTATCGGGAGTGAGAATAAATTTCTTGAACCTCTACTCTTTTCCCAGTTTTTTCAAGTATTCGGCGATCTTTTTCTCATGTCCCGATGATGAGGGGATGTAATATTTTTTGTTTCTCAATTCGGGCGGCAAATAGTCCTGGGGGACGTAATGACTAGGGAAGCTATGTGGATATTTATAACCTTCACCGTGTCCTAACCTTTTGGCTCCCGGATAGTGGGCATCCCGAAGATGCTTGGGGATGGTAAAGGATCGCTCCTCCTCCACATCCTTAAGGGCTTTATCAATCCCCTTGATGACAGAATTACTCTTTGGGGCCGTGGCCAAGTAAATGGCAGCTTGAGCCAAATTTAGACGGCATTCAGGTAATCCCACAAACTCCACCGCCTGAGCGGCTGCGGTCGCCACCATCAGAGCTTGAGGATCAGCATTTCCTATATCCTCGGAGGCAAAAATGACCATACGACGGGCGATAAACCTGGGATCCTCCCCAGCGTAAAGCATTCGAGCCAACCAATAGATGGCAGCATCGGGATCCGAGCCCCGCATGCTCTTGATGAAGGCAGAAATGGTGTCGTAATGAGCATCGCCTTCCCGGTCATAAATCACAGCTCGCTTTTGGATGGCATCCTCGGCTATCTTCAAAGTGACTTTACGTACACCCTTGCTTCCCGGTGGCGTGGTCAATGCCGCCATCTCCAAGGCATTTAAAGCACAACGGGCATCACCGTTAGCAACTTTGATGATGTGTCCCAATGCGGTTTTCTCGAGCTTTATCCGTAAATTACCCAACCCTCTTTCTCTATCTTCTAAAGCTCTTTTTAGGATTTGCCTTAAGTCCTCGTCTGAAAGAGGCTCGAATTGAAAGATTCTCGACCGCGAAATCAAGGGTGAGTTGACCTCAAAATAGGGATTCTCCGTGGTCACACCGATTAAGATGATGATTCCCTCCTCCACAGCGGGAAGGAGGGCATCCTGTTGGGCCTTATTGAACCTATGAATCTCGTCAATTAACAGGATGGTTCTTCGCCCCGATGTTTTCAAACGTTGATGGGACTCAGATATGGCCTTCCTTACCTCCGAAACGTTTGATGTCACCGCACTCATCCTGATGAAGTGGGCCTTCGTCACATTGGCGATGATATAAGCCAAAGCGGTTTTTCCCGAACCGGGTGGTCCCCAAAAGATGGCGGATTGGAGGGCATCCTCCAGAATGGCTCTCCTTAGGACCATTCCCTCTCCCAAAATCTGCTTCTGACCCACGAACTCTTCCAGAGTACGGGGACGCATCCGAAGGGCAAGAGGAGCTTGTTTGAGCTCTTTGATTTCATGCGAGGATTCGATATCGAATAAATCCATTATGTGTTCCTTTGTCAGGGATGCTCCTTTATGTTTATTCTATCAAATCTCGGGCCTTTAAGAGTGGTTAAATGCTCGTGAAAGAAGCGAAATTATTTTTTCTTGTGGATGGCATTGAAAAGAGCTTGTTCTATGACCTTCCTCTCGGTATAACCCGTTTCCTCAAAAACTATGTATCCCTCTTCGTCGAGGATAACTATATGGGGAATGAATCTGACAGCAAACTGTTCTGCCAGATCAACAGTTTTCTCATCATCGACATTTAAAGTGAAGAAGGTCACCTCTCGATGGTATTTTTCCTTGAGCTCCTTTATAGTCGGAGCCATTTCCCTGCAAGATGCACACCATGGAGCATAAAATTCAACCAAAATGGGTCTTTTCCCAAGCACATTCTCGAAAAACCCGGGGGTTTTCTCGGTCACCTCAAATTTTCTTGGAAACCGAGATTTTTCTTCACCAGAAGGGGTGGATTTCTTACCCTTAGTGGCTTTATTAGGAACCTTTGTTTCAGGGGGAGTCCTGGGAGATGGGGTTCTGCAACCGTTTAGAAGCACAGATATGATCAAAATGAGCGTGAGGATAAGCCCAATCCCCCTCAAAATTTCTCCTTCCTAATAAAGCTCCACCTTGCCGTGTTTCACAATACTTCTTTGAACCCTATGCTCACGCAGGGTGGGAACCTCCTTCTGTTTATGCGAGTCCCCAAATCCAACTTACTAAAAGGGCATTCGCTCCACAGATAGAGCCGGTTCCCTCATGTCGAGGTGCTGGCTCAAACAAGTCAATATGTGAACACGCACAAGGTAGAGCTTCAAATTTATTCTAACATATGGGAAAGCAAGAGGCAACAGATTTGATTACCTGCGGCGGATGTGAAGCTCCTTAAGCTGCTTTTCATCGACCACATCTGGAGCTCCCGTCAGAGGGCAGGTAGCCGTCTGGGTCTTAGGGAAGGCAATAACTTCCCTAATGGAGCTACAACCAGCGAGGAGCATGGCCAGACGGTCCAGCCCAAAGGCAATGCCCCCATGAGGAGGAGCACCGTATTCTAAGGCCTCCAATAGAAAACCGAACTTCCTCTCGGCTTCTTCGGGGGAAATCTCCAGAAGTTTGAATATCTTTTCTTGGAGCTTCCTGTCGTAAATTCTTAAGCTCCCGCCTCCTATCTCCACACCATTCACAACCAAATCGTAAGCATATGCCCTTGCAGCCAGGGGGTCCTTGTCCAAAAGAGGAAGCGAATCTTCCATGGGGAGAGTGAATGGATGGTGATGTGATTTTAGTCTCCTTTCCTCCTCATCGTATTCAAAAAGGGGGAAATCGACTATCCAAACAAACTTGAATTGAAGGGGATCCATCAAACCCAGCCTATCCGCCAATTCCCCCCTCAAGTAACCCAATATCTCACAAGTGACTTC
This genomic window contains:
- a CDS encoding thioredoxin domain-containing protein produces the protein MRGIGLILTLILIISVLLNGCRTPSPRTPPETKVPNKATKGKKSTPSGEEKSRFPRKFEVTEKTPGFFENVLGKRPILVEFYAPWCASCREMAPTIKELKEKYHREVTFFTLNVDDEKTVDLAEQFAVRFIPHIVILDEEGYIVFEETGYTERKVIEQALFNAIHKKK
- a CDS encoding DUF948 domain-containing protein, encoding MNWSLFAAVILVLLAVLSIFIISVLIQLSRSLRSVNLLLEDVRKEITPFLSKLNTTVDEVNSELARVDEIAKTIQEVSERVTITSKLIQEILSPPLIKLASVSAGARKAIGTLIGGRRGE
- a CDS encoding AAA family ATPase, with amino-acid sequence MDLFDIESSHEIKELKQAPLALRMRPRTLEEFVGQKQILGEGMVLRRAILEDALQSAIFWGPPGSGKTALAYIIANVTKAHFIRMSAVTSNVSEVRKAISESHQRLKTSGRRTILLIDEIHRFNKAQQDALLPAVEEGIIILIGVTTENPYFEVNSPLISRSRIFQFEPLSDEDLRQILKRALEDRERGLGNLRIKLEKTALGHIIKVANGDARCALNALEMAALTTPPGSKGVRKVTLKIAEDAIQKRAVIYDREGDAHYDTISAFIKSMRGSDPDAAIYWLARMLYAGEDPRFIARRMVIFASEDIGNADPQALMVATAAAQAVEFVGLPECRLNLAQAAIYLATAPKSNSVIKGIDKALKDVEEERSFTIPKHLRDAHYPGAKRLGHGEGYKYPHSFPSHYVPQDYLPPELRNKKYYIPSSSGHEKKIAEYLKKLGKE